One window from the genome of Kryptolebias marmoratus isolate JLee-2015 linkage group LG1, ASM164957v2, whole genome shotgun sequence encodes:
- the spef2 gene encoding sperm flagellar protein 2 isoform X1: protein MSDILCKWLNQELKLSKTLDPRNFAKDFSNGYLIGEILHKYQMQTDFNMFLKRDTSISKVNNFTRLEPTLKLLGISFDINTAQDLMQEKEGVAAHLLYQLYVSLEKRKKAEISRTMMEINQPPGRALLHKKEHEIFSYRLPQVVRRDSDMKLHKIAQQFEDKCQQVIDRSMETQPIQQKRPLKVHDKKRMESREKVLPQDHSDVTAKQTDVPKPSSCTLHFNIKQRQQQHKEREAQQVQTEIALFEEKKKKLVTFGFSCSSSCPLFHDCSLDSIEQDCEGLGSEQKLILQSNSEYIREIRRRLKENEMTYEQRRKRVDRFLVEQFMALEAQQEVQREEQMVRRLTRQTKQEQRLAAQLMQIRRQKEVILENRLFREQQHQQRREKDFQEALDREAVLAQQAKLAREEDIKKELELSNRIAAERSLSRHKKHFEICKDILGQIVDLATKIGEYRQLTENLIPKKLMKEWKESFFRSLPLYEPRSQPEYELSTSQDPAELKKQKILNNLDYDEYSNMVGEWAWPKEATETKLPPSPSNILVHVVQRLEKIVYPPVIKSSSPSFAHTPIKACILGKFCSGKTTCLAKIAEALGICVLSTDTLIEEGLKSYKNEEELPTCATQGVTAEIDMRKENTIPDELLVDVMVKAISQIPAQSGWILDGFPYNITQAHLLEKALGGFVDEVNETVSKTTNLAADPEPPKPSPRPAPVLDLALLLDISDECVVRRAYSHGDTNAAATASQPSDLYVAQIQSRITTFQDACPELEKWFGENQNILARVSADVDEGELYSVVESILKQVIQKRHEALADPPVEDVVSDNPKPPETPLTRANLPTAFADEEPVFTESCSSLKEEKLQRHTGNVSPSSVSNEDNHEVSKDQSETPSSAPGSACQLFVDEPLPLETAEYLCSYWDMICESYVDNIKQVMEQLRSQLTAIDLDFFNIRERYKHYLGRPDLKQELVSPWQKEFNSIQDDMREDEDTKAELHLRLDELRERLWDIIDHRKEENEQERATLTSNGWLEAHTALLLNHHSILIQIELNRFWETLCLLRVYYWSMHMQEPLKPVSNFCHISLLKTPGNTDQDESKEAPSRRAQSQMDNRRDKKTKLRPDSTEATSKVAGHAQPEPEKPSHEKFVSDYEEALKAISTSVAAETQQRETKEQKEKEKEKTTDKKSASAKKAKKEKNSAQKQMGDDAEKTQAQTPSEMTHDQEIREKIHKEYTAALIHEEDATKVRIELVKDHGLVMVHSLETRAHEIFTNMEKRFQGRYLSEMKCIDQLSEVVRHVIETGAKLQDELVLEGCDFYLNGDCHLVASPTPPPRPPPFENPLRSTPTIAQLESLYHQLRNIAPSGLMSSFEFSALLEDTVSTSRGRNTLPQPWINMNETQLIEIVSLIMDEFELIDWRRFLLSAALPWPFPSLTQLLDVLQHFRTADADGTGYVNQEQYLQTELWFSSETVQNVPDDPSEPLPYSRLANLRKFFFQLFADHSMSPPRLDYVSMLQYFAADPNPRQGFIRALSLVLGQYLHQPPSSLLVKSMPSLEEASLDFNGDCLEEDSLFVSSCFFRDQEVSIPALLNVICHKVVKMKDNTPLPPGCLSQEEHTQHLVNVFRELEYSPEDSVPFSVLSKHPYTQMLIETSTQYQLVNIHNVLLG from the exons ATGTCAGATATATTGTGCAAGTGGCTGAATCAGGAGCTGAAGCTGTCAAAAACTTTAG ACCCCAGGAATTTTGCCAAGGATTTTTCTAATGGTTACCTGATTGGGGAAATTCTTCACAAATACCAGATGCAGACTGATTTCAATATGTTCCTGAAGAGGGA TACTTCCATCTCCAAGGTGAATAACTTTACTCGACTTGAGCCTACTTTAAAGCTGCTGGGGATCTCCTTCGACATAAACACAGCCCAGGATCTGATGCAGGAGAAGGAAGGTGTTGCTGCTCACCTTCTTTACCAACTTTATGTCTCActtgaaaagaggaagaaggcAGAAATCAGCAGAACAATGATGGAAATTAATCAACCCCCAGGCAGAGCTCTTCTGCacaaaaaggagcacgagatcTTCTCCTAT AGGCTCCCTCAGGTGGTGAGACGTGATTCAGACATGAAGCTTCACAAAATTGCTCAGCAATTTGAGGATAAATGCCAGCAAGTGATCGACAGATCTATGGAAACCCAACCTATTCAGCAGAAAAGACCACTCAAAGTCCACGATAAGAAAAGAATGGAAAGTAGAGAGAAG GTGCTTCCTCAAGATCACAGCGACGTGACTGCTAAACAAACTGATGTGCCAAAGCCGTCTTCCTgtactttacattttaatataaagcagagacagcagcaacacaaagaaAGAGAAGCCCAG CAAGTTCAAACTGAAATTGctctgtttgaagaaaaaaagaagaaacttgtTACTTTTGGCTTTTCATGCTCCTCAAG ttgTCCACTTTTCCATGATTGTTCTCTTGATAGCATCGAACAGGACTGTGAAGGCCTTGGAAGTGAACAAAAGTTGATATTACAGTCCAATAGCGAGTATATTCGGGAGATCCGACGGCGATTGAAGGAGAATGAAATGACTTATGAGCAGAGGCGAAAAAGGGTTGACAGATTTTTGGTGGAGCAATTTATGGCTCTTGAAGCTCAGCAG GAGGTGCAGCGAGAGGAGCAAATGGTGAGGCGTCTGACACGTCAGACGAAACAGGAACAGCGTTTGGCTGCTCAGCTGATGCAGATACGAAGGCAGAAAGAAGTGATTCTGGAGAATCGCCTTTTCAGAGAACAGCAGCACcaacagagaagagaaaaagactTCCAGGAAGCTCTGGACAGGGAGGCG GTTTTGGCTCAGCAAGCTAAGTTGGCCCGTGAAGAAGACATCAAAAAGGAGCTTGAACTCAGTAACAGGATTGCTGCTGAGCGTTCTCTGAGCAGacacaaaaagcattttgagATCTGCAAAGACATTTTGGGGCAGATAGTGGACTTGGCAACCAAGATTGGAGAATATCGTCAGCTCACTGAGAA TTTAATTCCAAAGAAGCTGATGAAAGAATGGAAGGAATCTTTCTTCAGAAGTCTGCCTCTTTATGAGCCCCGCAGCCAGCCAGAGTACGAGTTGTCCACTTCACAAGACCCTGCAGAGCTTAAGAAACAGAAGATTCTCAACAACCTGGATTATGATGAATACAgt aATATGGTAGGTGAATGGGCTTGGCCAAAGGAAGCAACTGAGACAAAATTACCACCAAGCCCCAGCAACATTCTTGTACACGTTGTTCAGCGACTGGAGAAAATTGTTTATCCACCCGTTATCAAATCATCCTCCCCTTCATTTGCTCACACTCCCATCAAGGCCTGCATACTGGGCAAATTTTGCTCAGGCAAGACTACCTGCCTGGCTAAGATTGCTGAAg CACTTGGTATTTGTGTTTTATCGACTGACACACTGATTGAGGAGGGACTGAAGTCTTATAAGAATGAAGAGGAG CTACCTACTTGTGCAACACAAGGAGTCACTGCCGAAATAGATATGAGGAAAGAAAATACCATCCCAGATGAGCTGTTAGTGGACGTTATGGTAAAAGCAATCAG TCAGATTCCAGCTCAGTCAGGTTGGATCCTGGATGGCTTTCCTTACAACATCACCCAGGCTCATCTGCTAGAGAAAGCCCTGGGCGGGTTTGTAGATGAAGTAAACGAAACTGTGAGCAAGACGACAAACCTTGCTGCAGATCCGGAGCCACCCAAACCCTCACCACGCCCTGCGCCTGTGCTAGATTTGGCTCTTCTTCTGGATATCTCCGATGAGTGTGTGGTCAGACGGGCATACAGCCACGGTG ACACAAATGCAGCTGCTACAGCCTCCCAGCCCTCAGATCTGTATGTTGCACAAATTCAAAGCAG GATCACAACGTTTCAGGATGCCTGTCCAGAGCTGGAGAAATGGTTTGgtgaaaatcaaaacattttggcCCGTGTCAGTGCAGATGTAGATGAAGGGGAGCTTTACAGCGTGGTGGAATCCATCTTGAAGCAAGTAATCCAAAAAAGACATGAAG caCTTGCTGATCCTCCTGTTGAAGATGTGGTGTCCGACAATCCAAAACCACCAGAAACCCCTTTAACTCGTGCAAACCTACCAACAGCTTTTGCTGATGAAGAACCCGTCTTCACAGAATCCTGCTCCAGTCTTAAGGAGGAGAAACTCCAAA GACACACTGGAAATGTGTCACCTTCCTCAGTGTCCAATGAGGACAATCATGAAGTTTCCAAGGACCAGTCAGAGACCCCCTCTTCAGCCCCAGGTTCAGCCTGTCAGCTCTTCGTGGATGAACCCCTTCCTTTG GAGACAGCAGAGTACCTTTGCTCTTACTGGGACATGATATGTGAGTCTTATGTGGACAATATAAAGCAAGTAATGGAGCAGCTGCGCTCACAACTTACTGCTATTGATTTGGACTTTTTCAATATCAG AGAGAGATACAAGCATTACTTGGGTCGCCCTGACTTGAAGCAGGAATTAGTTTCTCCGTGGCAGAAGGAGTTCAATAGCATACAGGATGATATGAGAGAAGACGAGGACACCAAAGCAGAGCTACATCTGAGACTGGAT GAATTACGTGAACGACTGTGGGACATTATTGATCACCGTAAAGAGGAAAATGAGCAAGAGAGGGCCACCCTCACAAGTAATGGCTGGCTGGAAGCACACACTGCTCTCCTTTTGAACCACCACTCTATACTCATTCAG ATAGAGCTGAACCGTTTTTGGGAAACACTCTGTCTTCTAAGGGTCTACTATTGGAGCATGCACATGCAGGAGCCTCTTAAACCAGTCTCCAACTTTTGTCATATCTCTTTGCTTAAAACCCCTGGAAATACAGATCAGGATGAGAG TAAGGAGGCACCAAGCAGAAGGGCACAGAGTCAGATGGATAATAGAAgggacaagaaaacaaaact ACGTCCTGACTCTACAGAGGCGACCTCCAAGGTGGCAGGCCATGCTCAGCCAGAACCTGAAAAG CCATCACATGAGAAATTCGTCTCAGACTATGAGGAGGCCCTTAAAGCCATCAGCACATCG gtggcagcagaaacccagcagagggagacaaaggagcagaaggaaaaagaaaaagaaaagacaacgGACAAGAAATCTGCAAGtgcaaaaaaagctaaaaaagaaaagaattcaGCTCAAAAACAGATGG GGGATGACGCAGAGAAGACACAGGCTCAAACCCCCTCAGAGATGACTCATGATCAAGAAATTAGAgagaaaatacataaagaaTATACAGCCGCACTAATTCATGAGG AGGATGCAACAAAGGTGCGCATTGAGCTGGTAAAAGATCACGGTCTGGTCATGGTACACTCCCTTGAAACCAGAGCACATGAGATTTTTACAAACATGGAAAAGCGGTTTCAAGGACGCTATCTGTCAGAAATGAAGTG CATTGACCAACTATCAGAGGTGGTTCGCCATGTTATAGAGACTGGTGCTAAGCTGCAGGATGAGCTGGTGTTG GAAGGCTGTGATTTCTATTTGAATGGAGACTGTCATTTGGTAGCAAGTCCAACCCCTCCTCCTCGTCCACCTCCTTTTGAGAATCCATTGCGATCCACACCAACTATTGCTCAGTTGGAATCACTATACCATCAGCTACGCAACATTGCTCCATCAG gtcTTATGTCCAGCTTTGAGTTCTCTGCTTTACTTGAAGACACAGTTTCCACCAGCAGAGGCAGAAACACCCTGCCTCAGCCCTGGATAAATATGAATGAAACTCAG TTGATAGAGATTGTATCTTTGATAATGGACGAGTTTGAGCTGATAGACTGGCGGCGGTTTCTACTTAGTGCTGCCCTTCCTTGGCCGTTTCCCTCACTGACACAGCTGCTGGATGTGCTGCAACATTTCAGAACAGCAGATGCTGATGGCACAGGCTATGTAAACCAGGAACAGTATCTGCAG ACAGAATTATGGTTTTCCAGTGAGACTGTCCAGAATGTTCCTGATGACCCGTCAGAGCCTTTACCGTACAGCCGTCTGGCTAACCTGCGCAAG TtctttttccagctgtttgCAGACCACTCCATGTCTCCTCCTCGCCTGGATTATGTGTCCATGCTGCAGTACTTTGCAGCTGACCCCAACCCTCGACAGGGTTTCATCAGAGCTCTTAGTTTGGTGTTAGGACAATATCTTCATCAGCCTCCATCAAGCCTTCTAGTAAAG TCTATGCCGAGTTTAGAAGAAGCCTCCTTAGATTTTAACGGAGACTGCCTGGAAGAAGATTCCCTGTTTGtatcaagctgtttttttaggGATCAGGAAGTGTCAATTCCTGCTCTCCTAAATGTTATCTGCCACAAAGTTGTCAAGATGAAAGACAACACCCCCCTTCCTCCTGGCTGCCTCAGTCAGGAGGAGCATACACAG CACCTGGTTAATGTGTTCAGAGAGCTGGAATATAGTCCCGAGGACTCTGTCCCGTTCTCTGTTCTTTCTAAGCATCCTTACACACAAATGCTGATAGAAACCTCAACACAATACCAGCTTGTT AACATTCATAACGTGCTGCTTGGATGA
- the spef2 gene encoding sperm flagellar protein 2 isoform X2 has protein sequence MSDILCKWLNQELKLSKTLDPRNFAKDFSNGYLIGEILHKYQMQTDFNMFLKRDTSISKVNNFTRLEPTLKLLGISFDINTAQDLMQEKEGVAAHLLYQLYVSLEKRKKAEISRTMMEINQPPGRALLHKKEHEIFSYRLPQVVRRDSDMKLHKIAQQFEDKCQQVIDRSMETQPIQQKRPLKVHDKKRMESREKVLPQDHSDVTAKQTDVPKPSSCTLHFNIKQRQQQHKEREAQQVQTEIALFEEKKKKLVTFGFSCSSSIEQDCEGLGSEQKLILQSNSEYIREIRRRLKENEMTYEQRRKRVDRFLVEQFMALEAQQEVQREEQMVRRLTRQTKQEQRLAAQLMQIRRQKEVILENRLFREQQHQQRREKDFQEALDREAVLAQQAKLAREEDIKKELELSNRIAAERSLSRHKKHFEICKDILGQIVDLATKIGEYRQLTENLIPKKLMKEWKESFFRSLPLYEPRSQPEYELSTSQDPAELKKQKILNNLDYDEYSNMVGEWAWPKEATETKLPPSPSNILVHVVQRLEKIVYPPVIKSSSPSFAHTPIKACILGKFCSGKTTCLAKIAEALGICVLSTDTLIEEGLKSYKNEEELPTCATQGVTAEIDMRKENTIPDELLVDVMVKAISQIPAQSGWILDGFPYNITQAHLLEKALGGFVDEVNETVSKTTNLAADPEPPKPSPRPAPVLDLALLLDISDECVVRRAYSHGDTNAAATASQPSDLYVAQIQSRITTFQDACPELEKWFGENQNILARVSADVDEGELYSVVESILKQVIQKRHEALADPPVEDVVSDNPKPPETPLTRANLPTAFADEEPVFTESCSSLKEEKLQRHTGNVSPSSVSNEDNHEVSKDQSETPSSAPGSACQLFVDEPLPLETAEYLCSYWDMICESYVDNIKQVMEQLRSQLTAIDLDFFNIRERYKHYLGRPDLKQELVSPWQKEFNSIQDDMREDEDTKAELHLRLDELRERLWDIIDHRKEENEQERATLTSNGWLEAHTALLLNHHSILIQIELNRFWETLCLLRVYYWSMHMQEPLKPVSNFCHISLLKTPGNTDQDESKEAPSRRAQSQMDNRRDKKTKLRPDSTEATSKVAGHAQPEPEKPSHEKFVSDYEEALKAISTSVAAETQQRETKEQKEKEKEKTTDKKSASAKKAKKEKNSAQKQMGDDAEKTQAQTPSEMTHDQEIREKIHKEYTAALIHEEDATKVRIELVKDHGLVMVHSLETRAHEIFTNMEKRFQGRYLSEMKCIDQLSEVVRHVIETGAKLQDELVLEGCDFYLNGDCHLVASPTPPPRPPPFENPLRSTPTIAQLESLYHQLRNIAPSGLMSSFEFSALLEDTVSTSRGRNTLPQPWINMNETQLIEIVSLIMDEFELIDWRRFLLSAALPWPFPSLTQLLDVLQHFRTADADGTGYVNQEQYLQTELWFSSETVQNVPDDPSEPLPYSRLANLRKFFFQLFADHSMSPPRLDYVSMLQYFAADPNPRQGFIRALSLVLGQYLHQPPSSLLVKSMPSLEEASLDFNGDCLEEDSLFVSSCFFRDQEVSIPALLNVICHKVVKMKDNTPLPPGCLSQEEHTQHLVNVFRELEYSPEDSVPFSVLSKHPYTQMLIETSTQYQLVNIHNVLLG, from the exons ATGTCAGATATATTGTGCAAGTGGCTGAATCAGGAGCTGAAGCTGTCAAAAACTTTAG ACCCCAGGAATTTTGCCAAGGATTTTTCTAATGGTTACCTGATTGGGGAAATTCTTCACAAATACCAGATGCAGACTGATTTCAATATGTTCCTGAAGAGGGA TACTTCCATCTCCAAGGTGAATAACTTTACTCGACTTGAGCCTACTTTAAAGCTGCTGGGGATCTCCTTCGACATAAACACAGCCCAGGATCTGATGCAGGAGAAGGAAGGTGTTGCTGCTCACCTTCTTTACCAACTTTATGTCTCActtgaaaagaggaagaaggcAGAAATCAGCAGAACAATGATGGAAATTAATCAACCCCCAGGCAGAGCTCTTCTGCacaaaaaggagcacgagatcTTCTCCTAT AGGCTCCCTCAGGTGGTGAGACGTGATTCAGACATGAAGCTTCACAAAATTGCTCAGCAATTTGAGGATAAATGCCAGCAAGTGATCGACAGATCTATGGAAACCCAACCTATTCAGCAGAAAAGACCACTCAAAGTCCACGATAAGAAAAGAATGGAAAGTAGAGAGAAG GTGCTTCCTCAAGATCACAGCGACGTGACTGCTAAACAAACTGATGTGCCAAAGCCGTCTTCCTgtactttacattttaatataaagcagagacagcagcaacacaaagaaAGAGAAGCCCAG CAAGTTCAAACTGAAATTGctctgtttgaagaaaaaaagaagaaacttgtTACTTTTGGCTTTTCATGCTCCTCAAG CATCGAACAGGACTGTGAAGGCCTTGGAAGTGAACAAAAGTTGATATTACAGTCCAATAGCGAGTATATTCGGGAGATCCGACGGCGATTGAAGGAGAATGAAATGACTTATGAGCAGAGGCGAAAAAGGGTTGACAGATTTTTGGTGGAGCAATTTATGGCTCTTGAAGCTCAGCAG GAGGTGCAGCGAGAGGAGCAAATGGTGAGGCGTCTGACACGTCAGACGAAACAGGAACAGCGTTTGGCTGCTCAGCTGATGCAGATACGAAGGCAGAAAGAAGTGATTCTGGAGAATCGCCTTTTCAGAGAACAGCAGCACcaacagagaagagaaaaagactTCCAGGAAGCTCTGGACAGGGAGGCG GTTTTGGCTCAGCAAGCTAAGTTGGCCCGTGAAGAAGACATCAAAAAGGAGCTTGAACTCAGTAACAGGATTGCTGCTGAGCGTTCTCTGAGCAGacacaaaaagcattttgagATCTGCAAAGACATTTTGGGGCAGATAGTGGACTTGGCAACCAAGATTGGAGAATATCGTCAGCTCACTGAGAA TTTAATTCCAAAGAAGCTGATGAAAGAATGGAAGGAATCTTTCTTCAGAAGTCTGCCTCTTTATGAGCCCCGCAGCCAGCCAGAGTACGAGTTGTCCACTTCACAAGACCCTGCAGAGCTTAAGAAACAGAAGATTCTCAACAACCTGGATTATGATGAATACAgt aATATGGTAGGTGAATGGGCTTGGCCAAAGGAAGCAACTGAGACAAAATTACCACCAAGCCCCAGCAACATTCTTGTACACGTTGTTCAGCGACTGGAGAAAATTGTTTATCCACCCGTTATCAAATCATCCTCCCCTTCATTTGCTCACACTCCCATCAAGGCCTGCATACTGGGCAAATTTTGCTCAGGCAAGACTACCTGCCTGGCTAAGATTGCTGAAg CACTTGGTATTTGTGTTTTATCGACTGACACACTGATTGAGGAGGGACTGAAGTCTTATAAGAATGAAGAGGAG CTACCTACTTGTGCAACACAAGGAGTCACTGCCGAAATAGATATGAGGAAAGAAAATACCATCCCAGATGAGCTGTTAGTGGACGTTATGGTAAAAGCAATCAG TCAGATTCCAGCTCAGTCAGGTTGGATCCTGGATGGCTTTCCTTACAACATCACCCAGGCTCATCTGCTAGAGAAAGCCCTGGGCGGGTTTGTAGATGAAGTAAACGAAACTGTGAGCAAGACGACAAACCTTGCTGCAGATCCGGAGCCACCCAAACCCTCACCACGCCCTGCGCCTGTGCTAGATTTGGCTCTTCTTCTGGATATCTCCGATGAGTGTGTGGTCAGACGGGCATACAGCCACGGTG ACACAAATGCAGCTGCTACAGCCTCCCAGCCCTCAGATCTGTATGTTGCACAAATTCAAAGCAG GATCACAACGTTTCAGGATGCCTGTCCAGAGCTGGAGAAATGGTTTGgtgaaaatcaaaacattttggcCCGTGTCAGTGCAGATGTAGATGAAGGGGAGCTTTACAGCGTGGTGGAATCCATCTTGAAGCAAGTAATCCAAAAAAGACATGAAG caCTTGCTGATCCTCCTGTTGAAGATGTGGTGTCCGACAATCCAAAACCACCAGAAACCCCTTTAACTCGTGCAAACCTACCAACAGCTTTTGCTGATGAAGAACCCGTCTTCACAGAATCCTGCTCCAGTCTTAAGGAGGAGAAACTCCAAA GACACACTGGAAATGTGTCACCTTCCTCAGTGTCCAATGAGGACAATCATGAAGTTTCCAAGGACCAGTCAGAGACCCCCTCTTCAGCCCCAGGTTCAGCCTGTCAGCTCTTCGTGGATGAACCCCTTCCTTTG GAGACAGCAGAGTACCTTTGCTCTTACTGGGACATGATATGTGAGTCTTATGTGGACAATATAAAGCAAGTAATGGAGCAGCTGCGCTCACAACTTACTGCTATTGATTTGGACTTTTTCAATATCAG AGAGAGATACAAGCATTACTTGGGTCGCCCTGACTTGAAGCAGGAATTAGTTTCTCCGTGGCAGAAGGAGTTCAATAGCATACAGGATGATATGAGAGAAGACGAGGACACCAAAGCAGAGCTACATCTGAGACTGGAT GAATTACGTGAACGACTGTGGGACATTATTGATCACCGTAAAGAGGAAAATGAGCAAGAGAGGGCCACCCTCACAAGTAATGGCTGGCTGGAAGCACACACTGCTCTCCTTTTGAACCACCACTCTATACTCATTCAG ATAGAGCTGAACCGTTTTTGGGAAACACTCTGTCTTCTAAGGGTCTACTATTGGAGCATGCACATGCAGGAGCCTCTTAAACCAGTCTCCAACTTTTGTCATATCTCTTTGCTTAAAACCCCTGGAAATACAGATCAGGATGAGAG TAAGGAGGCACCAAGCAGAAGGGCACAGAGTCAGATGGATAATAGAAgggacaagaaaacaaaact ACGTCCTGACTCTACAGAGGCGACCTCCAAGGTGGCAGGCCATGCTCAGCCAGAACCTGAAAAG CCATCACATGAGAAATTCGTCTCAGACTATGAGGAGGCCCTTAAAGCCATCAGCACATCG gtggcagcagaaacccagcagagggagacaaaggagcagaaggaaaaagaaaaagaaaagacaacgGACAAGAAATCTGCAAGtgcaaaaaaagctaaaaaagaaaagaattcaGCTCAAAAACAGATGG GGGATGACGCAGAGAAGACACAGGCTCAAACCCCCTCAGAGATGACTCATGATCAAGAAATTAGAgagaaaatacataaagaaTATACAGCCGCACTAATTCATGAGG AGGATGCAACAAAGGTGCGCATTGAGCTGGTAAAAGATCACGGTCTGGTCATGGTACACTCCCTTGAAACCAGAGCACATGAGATTTTTACAAACATGGAAAAGCGGTTTCAAGGACGCTATCTGTCAGAAATGAAGTG CATTGACCAACTATCAGAGGTGGTTCGCCATGTTATAGAGACTGGTGCTAAGCTGCAGGATGAGCTGGTGTTG GAAGGCTGTGATTTCTATTTGAATGGAGACTGTCATTTGGTAGCAAGTCCAACCCCTCCTCCTCGTCCACCTCCTTTTGAGAATCCATTGCGATCCACACCAACTATTGCTCAGTTGGAATCACTATACCATCAGCTACGCAACATTGCTCCATCAG gtcTTATGTCCAGCTTTGAGTTCTCTGCTTTACTTGAAGACACAGTTTCCACCAGCAGAGGCAGAAACACCCTGCCTCAGCCCTGGATAAATATGAATGAAACTCAG TTGATAGAGATTGTATCTTTGATAATGGACGAGTTTGAGCTGATAGACTGGCGGCGGTTTCTACTTAGTGCTGCCCTTCCTTGGCCGTTTCCCTCACTGACACAGCTGCTGGATGTGCTGCAACATTTCAGAACAGCAGATGCTGATGGCACAGGCTATGTAAACCAGGAACAGTATCTGCAG ACAGAATTATGGTTTTCCAGTGAGACTGTCCAGAATGTTCCTGATGACCCGTCAGAGCCTTTACCGTACAGCCGTCTGGCTAACCTGCGCAAG TtctttttccagctgtttgCAGACCACTCCATGTCTCCTCCTCGCCTGGATTATGTGTCCATGCTGCAGTACTTTGCAGCTGACCCCAACCCTCGACAGGGTTTCATCAGAGCTCTTAGTTTGGTGTTAGGACAATATCTTCATCAGCCTCCATCAAGCCTTCTAGTAAAG TCTATGCCGAGTTTAGAAGAAGCCTCCTTAGATTTTAACGGAGACTGCCTGGAAGAAGATTCCCTGTTTGtatcaagctgtttttttaggGATCAGGAAGTGTCAATTCCTGCTCTCCTAAATGTTATCTGCCACAAAGTTGTCAAGATGAAAGACAACACCCCCCTTCCTCCTGGCTGCCTCAGTCAGGAGGAGCATACACAG CACCTGGTTAATGTGTTCAGAGAGCTGGAATATAGTCCCGAGGACTCTGTCCCGTTCTCTGTTCTTTCTAAGCATCCTTACACACAAATGCTGATAGAAACCTCAACACAATACCAGCTTGTT AACATTCATAACGTGCTGCTTGGATGA